In a single window of the Streptomyces sp. HUAS ZL42 genome:
- a CDS encoding GvpL/GvpF family gas vesicle protein: MSLYVYAITKASHPLRLDGLKGVGEGTSEIRVVRGDSLCAVVSETPEDLSVKRRDVEAHHEVQGRLWADGTTLPLSFGFVAQDEDAVRAVLEEMAEEFSQRIDDLTGRVEFNLKGVQDEDTLLRAILEENDRARELNEATREGEGTYEDRLALGELVAQEVQNRQEALAEEVLGELRPLALSEQVAPPSQQYFVSASFLVDEDRTKEFAQAGQELAERYDEQGVEIRLLGPLPPYSFV; encoded by the coding sequence ATGTCCCTGTACGTGTACGCGATCACCAAGGCATCGCATCCGCTGCGCCTCGACGGCCTCAAGGGCGTCGGGGAGGGGACCTCCGAGATACGCGTCGTGCGCGGTGACTCCCTGTGCGCCGTCGTCAGTGAGACACCGGAGGACCTCTCCGTCAAACGCCGGGACGTGGAGGCGCACCACGAGGTCCAGGGGCGGCTGTGGGCCGACGGTACGACCCTGCCGCTGAGCTTCGGGTTCGTCGCGCAGGACGAGGACGCCGTACGCGCTGTGCTGGAGGAGATGGCCGAGGAGTTCTCCCAGCGCATCGACGACCTCACCGGGCGGGTGGAGTTCAACCTCAAGGGAGTCCAGGACGAGGACACGCTGCTGCGCGCCATTCTCGAGGAGAACGACCGGGCTCGTGAGCTCAACGAGGCGACCCGCGAGGGCGAAGGGACGTACGAGGACCGGCTGGCGCTCGGTGAACTGGTGGCTCAGGAGGTGCAGAACCGCCAGGAGGCACTTGCCGAGGAGGTCCTCGGCGAGCTGAGGCCGCTCGCCCTGTCCGAGCAGGTCGCGCCGCCGTCCCAGCAGTACTTCGTGAGCGCGTCCTTCCTGGTGGACGAGGACCGGACCAAGGAGTTCGCACAGGCCGGCCAGGAGCTGGCTGAGCGCTACGACGAACAGGGCGTGGAGATCCGGCTGCTGGGTCCGCTTCCGCCGTACAGCTTCGTCTGA
- the gvpJ gene encoding gas vesicle protein GvpJ — MTVVPQAGGEAGPAGGSGNLYDVLELVLDRGLVIDAFVRVSLIGIEIAKVDARVVVASVDTYLRFAEACNRQDLESGRKAPAQLTDVVQSVEEGGAKGKSKGALTGAVEAVSDSLKGRGDDSDRKREKEPERGSSRRSSRDREE; from the coding sequence GTGACCGTGGTACCGCAGGCCGGCGGGGAGGCCGGACCCGCCGGAGGCTCGGGCAATCTCTACGACGTGCTGGAGCTGGTCCTCGACCGGGGCCTGGTCATCGACGCGTTCGTACGGGTGTCCCTCATCGGTATCGAGATAGCCAAGGTCGACGCCCGGGTGGTCGTGGCCAGCGTCGACACGTATCTGCGCTTCGCCGAGGCCTGCAACCGGCAGGACCTGGAGTCGGGCCGCAAGGCCCCCGCACAGCTGACGGACGTCGTCCAGAGTGTCGAGGAGGGCGGCGCCAAGGGCAAGAGCAAAGGGGCGCTGACCGGCGCGGTCGAGGCGGTCAGCGATTCGCTGAAGGGGCGCGGCGACGACAGCGACCGCAAGCGTGAGAAGGAACCCGAACGCGGCTCGAGCCGCCGTTCCTCGAGAGACCGGGAGGAGTGA
- a CDS encoding gas vesicle protein — translation MTNDREPKKADTSSEKASTSEKASTEERVSAPEAMRSATEQLTELLGRAPESVSSLKPTEQGWEAEVEVVELERVPETSSVMASYQVVLDPTGKLMAYERGRRYTRSQVDRENNSR, via the coding sequence ATCACGAACGACCGTGAGCCGAAGAAGGCAGATACCTCGTCGGAGAAGGCCTCCACATCGGAAAAGGCCTCCACCGAGGAGCGGGTGTCCGCCCCCGAGGCGATGCGGAGCGCGACCGAGCAGCTCACCGAGTTGCTGGGACGGGCTCCCGAGTCGGTTTCCTCGCTGAAGCCGACCGAGCAGGGCTGGGAGGCCGAGGTCGAGGTGGTGGAGCTGGAGCGCGTTCCGGAGACGAGCAGCGTCATGGCCAGCTACCAGGTCGTTCTGGACCCGACGGGCAAGCTGATGGCGTACGAACGCGGACGCCGCTACACGCGCTCGCAGGTCGACAGAGAGAACAACAGCCGCTGA
- a CDS encoding ribokinase codes for MYDYDLLVVGSANADLVIGVERRPGAGETVLGSDLAVHPGGKGANQAVAAARLGARTALLARVGDDAHGRLLLDSQRAAGVDTAGVLVGGAPTGVALITVDPSGDNSIVVSPGANGRLTPQDVRAAAGLLQASRVVSAQLEIPLETVVEVVRNLAPDGRFVLNPSPPRPLPDEVLAACDPLIVNEHEAKVILGDAGGDGEPEDWARSLLAKGPRSVVVTLGAEGALVASSAGVARVASVKVDAVDTTGAGDAFTAALAFRLGAGASLAEAARYAARVGAAAVTKRGAQESFPTSAEVSAL; via the coding sequence ATGTACGACTACGACCTCCTGGTCGTGGGATCGGCCAACGCCGACCTGGTGATCGGCGTCGAGCGGCGGCCGGGCGCCGGCGAGACGGTGCTCGGCTCCGATCTGGCCGTCCACCCGGGTGGCAAGGGCGCGAACCAGGCGGTCGCGGCCGCCCGCCTCGGCGCCCGTACGGCCCTGCTGGCCCGGGTCGGCGACGACGCGCACGGCCGGCTGCTGCTCGACTCGCAGCGGGCGGCCGGGGTCGACACGGCGGGCGTCCTGGTCGGCGGGGCGCCGACGGGCGTCGCGCTGATCACGGTGGACCCGTCCGGGGACAACAGCATCGTGGTGTCGCCGGGCGCGAACGGCCGTCTGACGCCGCAGGACGTACGGGCCGCGGCCGGCCTCCTCCAGGCCTCGCGGGTGGTGTCGGCACAGCTGGAGATCCCGCTGGAGACGGTCGTGGAGGTCGTACGGAACCTGGCGCCGGACGGCCGCTTCGTGCTGAACCCCTCCCCGCCGCGGCCGCTGCCGGACGAGGTGCTGGCGGCCTGCGACCCGCTGATCGTCAACGAGCACGAGGCGAAGGTGATCCTCGGCGACGCGGGCGGGGACGGGGAGCCGGAGGACTGGGCGCGGTCGCTGCTGGCGAAGGGGCCGCGTTCGGTGGTCGTGACGCTGGGCGCGGAAGGGGCGCTGGTGGCCTCCTCCGCGGGGGTCGCGCGGGTGGCGTCCGTGAAGGTGGACGCCGTGGACACGACGGGCGCCGGAGACGCGTTCACCGCGGCGCTGGCGTTCCGGCTGGGCGCCGGGGCCTCCCTGGCGGAGGCGGCCCGATACGCGGCCCGGGTCGGGGCGGCGGCCGTCACGAAGCGAGGTGCGCAGGAGTCGTTCCCGACGTCGGCGGAGGTCTCCGCCCTGTGA
- a CDS encoding ATP-dependent RecD-like DNA helicase — translation MSNQVGNAASATAARHLAVLEGVLERITYANEENGYTVARVDTGRGGGDLLTVVGALLGAQVGESLRMEGRWGSHPQYGKQFTVENYTTVLPATVQGIRRYLGSGLVKGIGPVFADRITQHFGLDTLQIIEEEPKRLIEVPGLGPKRTKKIADAWEEQKAIKEVMLFLQTVEVSTSIAVRIYKKYGDASISVVRNQPYRLAADVWGIGFLTADRIAQSVGIPHDSPERVKAGLQYALSQSTDQGHCFLPEEQLIADAVKLLQVDTGLVIECLGELAQVPEDGSDPGVVREKVPGPDGTPVTAIWLVPFHRAELSLSAQLLRLLRTDEDRMPGFRQVTWDKALTWLKGRTGADLAPEQEAAVKLALTEKVAVLTGGPGCGKSFTVRSVVELARAKKAKVVLAAPTGRAAKRLAELTGAEASTVHRLLELKPGGDAAYDRDRPLDADLVVVDEASMLDLLLANKLVKAVPPGAHLLFVGDVDQLPSVGAGEVLRDLLADGSPVPAVRLTRVFRQAQQSGVVTNAHRINSGKHPVTDGMKDFFLFVEDDTEEAGRLTVDVAARRIPARFGLDPRRDVQVLAPMHRGPAGAGTLNGLLQQAITPGRPDLSEKRFGGRVFRVGDKVTQIRNNYEKGSNGVFNGTVGVVTSLDPVDQRLTVLTDEDEEVPYEFDELDELAHAYAVTIHRSQGSEYPAVVIPVTTGAWMMLQRNLLYTAVTRAKKLVVLVGSRKAIAQAVRTVSAGRRCTALDFRLSGS, via the coding sequence ATGTCCAATCAGGTGGGGAACGCGGCGTCGGCTACCGCAGCACGGCACTTGGCCGTGCTCGAAGGGGTCCTCGAGCGGATCACGTACGCCAACGAGGAGAACGGCTACACGGTCGCCCGGGTCGACACCGGCCGAGGCGGCGGCGATCTCCTCACCGTCGTGGGCGCGCTGCTGGGCGCCCAGGTCGGCGAGTCCCTGCGCATGGAGGGCCGCTGGGGCTCGCACCCGCAATACGGCAAGCAGTTCACCGTCGAGAACTACACGACCGTGCTGCCGGCCACCGTCCAGGGCATCCGCCGCTACCTGGGTTCGGGGCTGGTCAAGGGCATCGGCCCCGTCTTCGCCGACCGCATCACCCAGCACTTCGGCCTGGACACCCTGCAGATCATCGAGGAGGAGCCGAAACGCCTCATCGAGGTCCCCGGCCTGGGGCCCAAGCGCACCAAGAAGATCGCCGACGCCTGGGAGGAGCAGAAGGCGATCAAGGAGGTCATGCTCTTCCTCCAGACGGTGGAGGTGTCCACGTCGATCGCCGTGCGCATCTACAAGAAGTACGGCGACGCCTCGATCTCCGTCGTCAGGAACCAGCCCTACCGGCTGGCGGCGGACGTATGGGGCATCGGCTTCCTCACCGCCGACAGGATCGCCCAGTCGGTCGGCATCCCGCACGACAGCCCGGAGCGCGTCAAGGCGGGCCTGCAGTACGCGCTGTCGCAGTCCACCGACCAGGGCCACTGCTTCCTTCCGGAGGAACAGCTGATCGCGGACGCGGTCAAGCTGCTGCAGGTCGACACCGGGCTCGTCATCGAGTGCCTCGGCGAGCTGGCCCAGGTGCCGGAGGACGGCTCCGATCCGGGTGTCGTACGGGAGAAGGTGCCGGGACCGGACGGCACCCCCGTCACCGCGATCTGGCTCGTCCCCTTCCACCGGGCCGAACTCTCCCTCTCCGCTCAGCTGTTGCGCCTCCTGCGCACGGACGAGGACCGTATGCCGGGCTTCCGGCAGGTCACCTGGGACAAGGCGCTGACCTGGCTGAAGGGCCGTACGGGCGCCGACCTCGCCCCCGAGCAGGAGGCCGCCGTCAAGCTGGCGCTGACCGAGAAGGTCGCCGTCCTCACCGGCGGGCCCGGCTGCGGCAAGTCCTTCACGGTCCGTTCCGTCGTGGAGCTGGCCCGCGCCAAGAAGGCGAAGGTCGTGCTCGCCGCCCCCACCGGCCGCGCCGCCAAGCGCCTCGCCGAGCTGACCGGAGCCGAGGCGTCCACCGTCCACCGGCTGCTTGAGCTCAAGCCCGGCGGCGACGCGGCCTACGACAGGGACCGCCCGCTGGACGCCGACCTGGTGGTCGTGGACGAGGCCTCCATGCTGGACCTCCTCCTCGCCAACAAGCTGGTGAAGGCGGTCCCGCCGGGGGCGCACCTGCTGTTCGTCGGAGATGTCGACCAGCTGCCCAGCGTCGGCGCCGGCGAGGTGCTGCGCGACCTGCTCGCCGACGGCAGCCCGGTCCCCGCGGTCCGCCTCACCCGGGTCTTCCGGCAGGCCCAGCAGTCCGGCGTGGTGACCAACGCGCACCGGATCAACTCCGGGAAGCACCCGGTCACCGACGGCATGAAGGACTTCTTCCTGTTCGTCGAGGACGACACGGAGGAGGCCGGGCGGCTCACCGTGGACGTGGCCGCCCGTCGTATCCCGGCCAGGTTCGGGCTCGACCCGCGCCGGGACGTCCAGGTGCTCGCCCCCATGCACCGCGGTCCCGCCGGCGCGGGCACGCTCAACGGCCTGCTCCAGCAGGCCATCACACCCGGCCGCCCGGACCTGTCCGAGAAGCGGTTCGGCGGCCGGGTCTTCCGCGTCGGCGACAAGGTCACGCAGATTCGCAACAATTACGAGAAGGGGAGCAACGGTGTCTTCAACGGCACCGTGGGCGTGGTCACCTCGCTCGACCCGGTCGACCAGCGCCTGACGGTGCTGACGGACGAGGACGAGGAGGTCCCGTACGAATTCGATGAACTGGACGAACTGGCACATGCGTACGCGGTGACCATTCACCGCTCCCAGGGAAGTGAATATCCCGCCGTGGTGATCCCGGTCACCACCGGCGCCTGGATGATGCTCCAGCGGAACCTGCTCTACACCGCCGTGACCCGCGCCAAGAAGCTGGTCGTCCTTGTCGGTTCACGCAAGGCGATCGCGCAGGCGGTGCGCACCGTGTCGGCGGGACGCCGGTGCACGGCACTCGACTTCCGGCTCTCCGGCTCCTGA
- a CDS encoding citrate synthase, which produces MSDNSVVLRYGDGEYTYPVIDSTVGDKGFDIGKLRAQTGLVTLDSGYGNTAAYKSAITYLDGEQGILRYRGYPIEQLAERSSFVEVAYLLINGELPTVDELSAFKNDITQHTLLHEDVKNFYKGFPRDAHPMAMLSSVVSALSTFYQDSHNPFDEKQRNLSTIRLLAKLPTIAAYAYKKSIGHPFVYPRNDLGYVENFLRMTFSVPAQEYELDPVVVSALDKLLILHADHEQNCSTSTVRLVGSSQANMFASISAGISALWGPLHGGANQSVLEMLEGIQAGGGDVDSFIAKVKNKEDGVRLMGFGHRVYKSFDPRAKIIKAAAHDVLSALGKSDELLDIALKLEEHALSDDYFVSRNLYPNVDFYTGLIYRAMGFPTEMFTVLFALGRLPGWIAQWHEMIKEPGSRIGRPRQIYTGVVERDFVPVEER; this is translated from the coding sequence GTGAGCGACAACTCTGTAGTACTGCGGTACGGCGACGGCGAGTACACCTACCCGGTGATCGACAGCACCGTCGGTGACAAGGGCTTCGACATCGGGAAGCTCCGGGCCCAGACCGGCCTCGTGACCCTGGACAGCGGCTACGGCAACACCGCCGCCTATAAATCCGCGATCACCTACCTCGACGGTGAGCAGGGCATCCTCCGGTACCGCGGCTACCCGATCGAGCAGCTGGCGGAACGCTCCAGCTTCGTGGAGGTCGCCTACCTGCTGATCAACGGCGAGCTGCCGACCGTCGACGAGCTTTCGGCCTTCAAGAACGACATCACGCAGCACACCCTGCTGCACGAGGACGTCAAGAACTTCTACAAGGGCTTCCCGCGCGACGCCCACCCGATGGCGATGCTGTCGTCGGTCGTCTCCGCGCTGTCCACGTTCTACCAGGACAGCCACAACCCGTTCGACGAGAAGCAGCGCAACCTCTCCACGATCCGCCTGCTCGCCAAGCTTCCGACGATCGCGGCGTACGCGTACAAGAAGTCGATCGGTCACCCGTTCGTCTACCCGCGCAACGACCTCGGCTACGTCGAGAACTTCCTGCGCATGACCTTCTCGGTGCCGGCTCAGGAGTACGAGCTGGACCCGGTCGTCGTCTCCGCCCTCGACAAGCTGCTGATCCTGCACGCCGACCACGAGCAGAACTGCTCGACGTCGACGGTCCGCCTGGTCGGCTCCTCGCAGGCGAACATGTTCGCGTCGATCTCGGCCGGCATCTCCGCCCTCTGGGGCCCGCTGCACGGCGGCGCCAACCAGTCCGTCCTGGAGATGCTCGAGGGCATCCAGGCGGGCGGCGGCGATGTCGACTCCTTCATCGCCAAGGTGAAGAACAAGGAGGACGGCGTCCGCCTGATGGGCTTCGGCCACCGGGTGTACAAGTCCTTCGACCCTCGCGCGAAGATCATCAAGGCTGCCGCGCACGATGTCCTCTCGGCCCTCGGCAAGTCCGACGAGCTGCTGGACATCGCGCTGAAGCTGGAGGAGCACGCGCTCTCCGACGACTACTTCGTCTCGCGCAACCTCTACCCGAACGTGGACTTCTACACGGGCCTCATCTACCGCGCGATGGGCTTCCCGACCGAGATGTTCACGGTCCTGTTCGCCCTCGGCCGCCTGCCGGGCTGGATCGCCCAGTGGCACGAGATGATCAAGGAACCGGGCTCCCGCATCGGCCGCCCCCGCCAGATCTACACGGGTGTCGTGGAGCGCGACTTCGTGCCGGTCGAGGAGCGCTGA
- a CDS encoding heavy-metal-associated domain-containing protein, which translates to MTAQTDTPGSVTAVYKVSGMSCGHCEGAVSGEISGLPGVTSVKAVASTGEVTVVSAAPLDDEAVRAAVDEAGFELVGRA; encoded by the coding sequence ATGACCGCCCAGACCGACACCCCCGGTTCCGTCACCGCCGTCTACAAGGTGAGCGGGATGAGCTGCGGCCACTGCGAGGGCGCCGTCTCCGGCGAGATCTCCGGGCTCCCCGGTGTCACCTCGGTGAAGGCCGTCGCCTCCACCGGCGAGGTCACCGTCGTCTCCGCCGCCCCGCTGGACGACGAGGCCGTGCGCGCCGCCGTCGACGAGGCGGGCTTCGAGCTGGTCGGCCGCGCCTGA
- a CDS encoding TetR/AcrR family transcriptional regulator, translating into MSDNQEKEQPRRRQARGERRIAQLLEAAATVFCTTGYTAASTNAIAREAGVSPGTLYQFFPNKEAIAIELGDRLMHEMRETYGEALAPIDPGTPPEEAVSAAVDRFIAFNCEHPVFFALMHGPDIPGRIAEEHDALHTTLHSRIEGLLSSFLPDAPRDDLTRIAHMCLGLYKAGLELVLAHEGAERDAYIQELKNALIRYLEPLVDDRVESSRPAATAL; encoded by the coding sequence GTGTCCGACAACCAGGAGAAGGAACAGCCGCGCCGCCGGCAGGCGCGCGGCGAGCGCCGGATCGCCCAGCTGCTCGAGGCCGCCGCCACCGTCTTCTGCACGACCGGCTACACCGCCGCCAGCACCAACGCCATCGCCCGCGAGGCGGGCGTCTCGCCGGGCACGCTCTACCAGTTCTTCCCGAACAAGGAAGCCATCGCGATCGAGCTGGGCGACCGGCTCATGCACGAGATGCGGGAGACGTACGGCGAGGCGCTCGCCCCGATCGACCCGGGGACGCCACCGGAAGAGGCCGTGAGCGCGGCAGTCGACCGGTTCATCGCCTTCAACTGTGAGCACCCGGTGTTCTTCGCGCTGATGCACGGGCCCGACATCCCGGGCCGGATCGCCGAGGAGCACGACGCCCTGCACACGACCCTGCACTCCCGCATCGAGGGCCTGCTCTCCTCGTTCCTGCCCGACGCGCCCCGGGACGACCTCACGCGTATCGCGCACATGTGCCTGGGGCTGTACAAGGCGGGCCTCGAACTGGTCCTCGCCCACGAGGGCGCCGAGCGCGACGCGTACATCCAGGAACTGAAGAACGCGCTGATCCGCTACCTCGAGCCCCTGGTGGACGACAGGGTCGAGTCGAGCAGGCCGGCCGCGACCGCTCTTTGA
- a CDS encoding MMPL family transporter, producing MTEVNKPPRIGGWTRFVTARPRLSLLAALVLTVLAVLAGSGVADRLGSGGWEDPGAESTYATRALEGEFPDSQPNLLLLVDSGGASVDDAAVAAEASRLATRLAGEKGVTGVGSYWQSKSPALRAKDGHEALIAARITGDEKAMGETLDRIAPSYRGTHGPVEVRVGGIVAVRHEMQTIIKEDLTRAEMIALPITLVLLVMVFGSAIAALLPLGIGIVAILGTNAVLGGLAEFTDVSIFAMNLTTALGLGLAVDYALFIVRRFREELSTGAEPLTAVATTLRTAGRTVLFSALTVAVSLAAMLVFPQYFLRSFAYAGIAVVLLAAAAALILLPAALVLLGNRVNSLDLRRLFRRGGRPKAAGAADGEEGTAWARTATLVMRRAPFFAVATTAVLVLLGLPFLGVKFGTADDRQLPSSAESHVVQQHIRDGFPGSPGGGLEVLAEGRATPAQYAGYKERIAALPEVVRVDGPLVKGDSAYFTVVPKGEAVDDAAQRLVGDLREVKAPFDTKVTGTAAVLVDSKHAIAGQLPLAGAFIVIVTLLLVFLLTGSVLIPIQAVVLNALSLTAMFGAVVWIFQDGHLSGLLGFTSPGSIETTLPVLMFCVAFGLSMDYGVFLLSRIKEEYDRTGDHDRAVRLGLQRTGGLITAAAVILAVVMVAIGTSRVTNTKMLGLGIALAVLMDAMVVRSLLVPAIMRLTGRATWWAPAPLRRFHDRFGLSEGEAAAEPEGERERDKVAAHG from the coding sequence ATGACCGAAGTCAACAAGCCACCGCGCATAGGCGGCTGGACCCGCTTCGTGACCGCCCGCCCCCGGTTGTCGCTGCTTGCGGCCCTGGTGCTCACCGTCCTCGCCGTGCTGGCCGGCAGCGGGGTCGCAGACCGGCTGGGCAGTGGAGGCTGGGAGGATCCCGGCGCGGAGTCGACGTATGCGACCAGGGCGCTGGAGGGCGAGTTCCCCGACTCCCAGCCCAATCTGCTGCTGCTCGTCGACTCGGGCGGTGCCTCGGTCGACGACGCGGCCGTCGCGGCCGAGGCGAGTCGGCTCGCCACCCGCCTGGCCGGCGAGAAGGGCGTGACCGGCGTCGGCTCCTACTGGCAGTCCAAGTCGCCCGCCCTGCGCGCGAAGGACGGCCACGAGGCGCTGATAGCCGCCCGCATCACGGGCGACGAGAAGGCGATGGGCGAGACCCTCGACCGCATCGCCCCGTCCTACCGCGGCACGCACGGCCCGGTGGAGGTCAGGGTCGGCGGCATCGTGGCCGTGCGGCACGAGATGCAGACGATCATCAAGGAGGACCTGACCCGCGCCGAGATGATCGCCCTGCCGATCACGCTGGTGCTCCTGGTGATGGTCTTCGGCAGCGCGATCGCGGCTCTGCTCCCGCTCGGCATCGGCATCGTCGCCATCCTGGGGACGAACGCGGTGCTGGGCGGCCTGGCGGAGTTCACCGACGTCTCGATCTTCGCGATGAACCTGACGACAGCCCTGGGGCTCGGCCTCGCCGTCGACTACGCCCTGTTCATCGTCCGCCGCTTCCGCGAGGAACTGTCCACCGGCGCCGAGCCGTTGACGGCCGTGGCCACCACCCTGCGCACGGCCGGCCGCACGGTCCTGTTCTCCGCGCTCACGGTGGCCGTGTCGCTGGCGGCGATGCTGGTCTTCCCGCAGTACTTCCTGCGCTCCTTCGCCTACGCCGGCATAGCGGTCGTCCTGCTGGCCGCGGCGGCCGCCCTGATCCTGCTCCCGGCGGCGCTGGTGCTGCTGGGCAACCGGGTCAACTCCCTGGACCTGCGCCGCCTGTTCCGCCGCGGAGGACGGCCCAAGGCGGCCGGCGCGGCGGACGGCGAGGAGGGTACGGCCTGGGCGCGCACGGCGACGCTGGTCATGCGCCGGGCCCCCTTCTTCGCCGTGGCGACCACGGCCGTCCTGGTCCTGCTCGGACTGCCCTTCCTGGGCGTGAAGTTCGGCACCGCGGACGACCGCCAGCTGCCCTCCTCCGCCGAATCGCACGTGGTGCAGCAGCACATCCGGGACGGCTTCCCGGGCAGCCCCGGCGGCGGACTCGAAGTCCTGGCCGAGGGCAGGGCGACACCGGCGCAGTACGCCGGCTACAAGGAGCGGATCGCCGCCCTGCCGGAGGTCGTGCGGGTCGACGGCCCGCTGGTGAAGGGAGACTCCGCGTACTTCACGGTGGTGCCCAAGGGCGAGGCCGTCGACGACGCCGCGCAGCGACTGGTGGGCGACCTGCGCGAGGTGAAGGCCCCCTTCGACACCAAGGTGACCGGCACGGCGGCCGTCCTCGTCGACTCCAAGCACGCGATAGCCGGGCAACTGCCCCTGGCCGGGGCCTTCATCGTGATCGTCACCCTGCTCCTGGTCTTCCTGCTGACCGGCAGCGTGCTGATACCGATCCAGGCGGTGGTCCTCAACGCGCTCAGCCTGACCGCGATGTTCGGCGCGGTGGTCTGGATCTTCCAGGACGGCCACCTCTCCGGCCTGCTCGGCTTCACCAGCCCCGGCTCGATAGAGACGACCCTTCCGGTCCTGATGTTCTGCGTGGCCTTCGGCCTCTCCATGGACTACGGCGTGTTCCTGCTGTCGCGCATCAAGGAGGAGTACGACAGGACAGGCGACCACGACCGGGCGGTCCGCCTCGGCCTGCAGCGCACGGGTGGCCTGATCACCGCGGCGGCGGTCATCCTCGCCGTCGTCATGGTCGCGATAGGCACCTCGCGCGTCACGAACACCAAGATGCTCGGCCTGGGCATCGCACTGGCGGTCCTGATGGACGCCATGGTGGTCCGCAGCCTGCTCGTCCCGGCGATCATGCGGCTCACGGGGCGGGCGACCTGGTGGGCTCCCGCACCGCTGCGGCGCTTCCACGACCGCTTCGGTCTGAGCGAGGGCGAGGCAGCGGCGGAACCCGAGGGCGAACGGGAGCGCGACAAGGTCGCGGCGCACGGTTAG
- a CDS encoding zinc-dependent alcohol dehydrogenase family protein, whose product MRAVVFELYGEPAEVRDVAEPRPAEHGVVVRVEATGLCRSDWHGWMGHDPDITLPHVPGHELAGVVEEVGARVTGWHPGDRVTVPFVCACGSCPSCAAGDQQVCERQTQPGFTHWGSFAQYVALDHADVNLVAIPEDLSFATAAGLGCRFATAFRAVVQQGRVAAGEWVAVHGCGGVGLSAVMIAAASGARVIAVDVSPQALDLARKFGAAGCVDATRTPDTAVAIRALTAGGAHLSLDALGSPATCAASVNGLRRRGRHVQVGLLPSPEGTTPVPMARAIALELELLGSHGMAAHTYPGMLELVRAGVLRPDFLVTSTISLDAAPAALAALGTAPGSGVTVIEPWS is encoded by the coding sequence ATGCGGGCTGTGGTGTTCGAGCTGTACGGAGAGCCGGCCGAGGTGCGGGACGTGGCAGAGCCACGCCCCGCGGAGCACGGCGTGGTGGTGCGGGTCGAGGCCACCGGCCTGTGCCGCAGCGACTGGCACGGCTGGATGGGCCACGACCCGGACATCACCCTGCCGCACGTCCCCGGTCATGAACTCGCCGGTGTCGTGGAGGAGGTCGGCGCCCGGGTCACCGGCTGGCACCCCGGAGACCGGGTGACCGTCCCCTTCGTCTGCGCCTGTGGCAGCTGTCCGTCGTGTGCGGCGGGCGACCAGCAGGTGTGCGAACGGCAGACCCAGCCCGGCTTCACGCACTGGGGCTCCTTCGCCCAGTACGTGGCCCTCGACCACGCCGATGTGAACCTGGTCGCGATCCCCGAGGACCTGTCCTTCGCCACCGCGGCCGGGCTGGGCTGCCGGTTCGCCACGGCGTTCCGGGCGGTCGTGCAGCAGGGCCGGGTGGCGGCGGGGGAGTGGGTGGCAGTGCACGGCTGCGGGGGAGTGGGCCTGTCGGCGGTGATGATCGCGGCGGCGTCGGGAGCGAGAGTGATCGCGGTGGACGTGTCGCCGCAGGCCCTCGACCTGGCACGGAAGTTCGGGGCGGCGGGGTGCGTGGACGCGACACGGACGCCGGACACGGCGGTGGCGATCCGCGCGCTGACGGCCGGCGGTGCCCACCTTTCCCTCGACGCCCTCGGTTCCCCCGCCACCTGCGCGGCCTCCGTCAACGGTCTGCGCCGCCGCGGCCGCCACGTCCAGGTGGGACTCCTGCCCTCACCCGAGGGCACGACCCCCGTCCCCATGGCCCGGGCGATCGCCCTCGAACTCGAACTCCTCGGCAGCCACGGCATGGCGGCCCACACCTACCCCGGGATGCTGGAACTCGTCCGCGCGGGAGTGCTGCGCCCTGATTTTCTCGTGACCTCCACCATCTCGCTGGACGCGGCCCCGGCCGCACTGGCGGCGCTGGGCACGGCACCGGGCTCGGGCGTCACGGTCATCGAACCTTGGAGCTGA
- a CDS encoding GNAT family N-acetyltransferase, whose amino-acid sequence MPRPSDGVWCTVLCVDFSVKPVLTGEKTVLRPFTEADADVMWEIIGDPEVVRFTFVPNSELTPERLRSWYGSRAGQPDRLDLAVTDRATGELVGEVVLYEWDPDARSCTFRTLMGPRGRGRGLGTEATRLIVGHGFEQLGLHRIQLELYGNNGRARHVYEKVGFVVEGVRREAAFREGEWVDEVLMAVLDREWAALSSKVR is encoded by the coding sequence ATGCCTCGGCCCTCCGACGGGGTGTGGTGCACGGTGCTGTGCGTGGACTTCTCCGTCAAACCCGTGCTCACCGGCGAGAAAACCGTGCTGCGGCCCTTCACCGAGGCGGACGCCGACGTGATGTGGGAAATCATCGGCGACCCCGAGGTCGTCCGCTTCACGTTTGTGCCGAACAGCGAACTCACCCCGGAGCGACTGCGTTCCTGGTACGGCTCCCGGGCCGGGCAGCCCGACCGGCTCGACCTCGCCGTCACCGACCGCGCCACCGGTGAACTCGTGGGCGAGGTCGTCCTTTACGAGTGGGATCCGGACGCCCGCAGCTGCACCTTCCGTACGCTGATGGGCCCGCGCGGCCGCGGCCGAGGGCTCGGCACCGAGGCGACCCGGCTGATCGTCGGGCACGGCTTCGAGCAACTCGGCCTGCACCGGATCCAGTTGGAGCTGTACGGCAACAACGGCCGGGCCCGGCACGTCTACGAGAAGGTCGGTTTCGTGGTGGAGGGAGTGCGGCGGGAGGCCGCGTTCCGTGAGGGCGAGTGGGTGGACGAGGTGCTGATGGCCGTCCTCGACCGGGAGTGGGCGGCGCTCAGCTCCAAGGTTCGATGA